In Luteibacter mycovicinus, a genomic segment contains:
- a CDS encoding three-Cys-motif partner protein TcmP, translated as MAKGGYEWSLDGALPVIEDHSRAKHDVLRAYLINYLRILAQHPRSEGIRVTLVDGFAGGGRYRTESGEQVSGSPIVLLEALQEARALVAMDRKQRGIRTPYVIDAHVHLVEQNRSTCAFLRKLIADSSLTNSLDTRVTIHGNDFHRALPGILKDIQDRQRRNGRSVFILDQYGWSQVNLDAVKQIFTELPYAEVFLTWMIDNLINFLSEQMIDKLNPALQRTGLGKAITAEQLLAIKQTGAGHDGDLAWRRAIQTLMTGQIRASSGAAFSTPFYIVPRNSRRGYWLLHLARHWRANEEMKRIHWGSNNLHHPGGAGFNMLGYLGNHGQLAFDNRFDEHAHQATRDALRSDIPQRMSQLHSPVRFGDLVQMTANETPARLDQLQEAVFALSRERQLIVTTQSGATRRGAHSIASEDLIELPTQLWLLPN; from the coding sequence ATGGCAAAAGGGGGCTACGAGTGGTCGCTCGATGGAGCGTTGCCCGTTATAGAGGACCATAGTCGCGCCAAGCACGACGTGCTGCGAGCGTATTTGATCAACTACCTGCGAATTCTTGCGCAGCACCCGCGCAGTGAGGGGATTCGCGTCACTCTTGTTGACGGCTTTGCTGGCGGCGGCCGGTATCGCACGGAATCGGGCGAACAAGTGAGTGGCTCTCCGATAGTGCTGCTGGAGGCACTTCAAGAGGCGCGCGCACTAGTTGCTATGGACCGGAAGCAGCGCGGTATCCGTACGCCCTACGTCATTGACGCTCATGTCCATTTGGTCGAACAAAATCGATCGACATGTGCGTTTCTCCGGAAGCTGATAGCGGACAGCTCACTGACGAACTCATTAGATACGCGAGTCACGATTCATGGAAACGATTTTCATCGAGCGCTTCCAGGCATTCTGAAGGACATCCAGGATCGGCAGCGGCGCAACGGCCGGAGCGTTTTCATCCTCGACCAATACGGCTGGAGCCAAGTCAATCTCGACGCCGTCAAGCAAATTTTCACGGAACTTCCGTATGCAGAGGTGTTCCTCACCTGGATGATCGATAATCTGATCAATTTCCTGTCCGAGCAGATGATCGACAAACTCAATCCCGCGTTGCAACGCACAGGCCTGGGGAAAGCAATTACGGCGGAACAGCTGCTGGCGATCAAGCAGACAGGTGCCGGACATGACGGTGACCTCGCCTGGCGGCGTGCCATCCAGACGCTGATGACCGGTCAAATTCGTGCAAGTTCCGGTGCAGCGTTTAGCACGCCTTTCTACATCGTTCCTCGCAATAGCCGTCGTGGTTACTGGCTCCTGCATTTGGCTCGTCATTGGCGGGCTAACGAAGAAATGAAGCGCATCCACTGGGGAAGCAATAATCTCCACCACCCAGGCGGAGCTGGCTTCAATATGCTCGGGTACTTGGGAAACCACGGCCAGCTCGCTTTTGATAATCGATTCGACGAGCATGCCCATCAGGCCACGCGAGACGCTTTGCGCAGCGACATCCCCCAGCGGATGAGTCAGCTACATAGCCCAGTACGCTTTGGTGACTTGGTTCAAATGACCGCAAACGAGACTCCTGCGCGACTCGATCAACTCCAGGAGGCGGTGTTTGCTCTTTCGCGCGAGCGTCAGTTGATTGTCACCACACAGTCTGGCGCCACGCGTCGTGGCGCCCATAGCATTGCGAGTGAAGACCTCATTGAGCTTCCAACCCAGCTATGGCTTTTGCCGAAC